The genomic segment atcGATTTGTATCTTTGTTTAATGCAATAAATGTGTTTGAATGTTcttgaattttcatattttataaccataaaataattttaataaatcacatatcatatttaatttaatttcattCGACCGAATAATGATTTTAAACCAATAATTCATTCGCATACGATATATCATCACCTCACAGAAATAACTTTTATCTAACCAAACAACTGTTTTAGGGCTGGGCTTTAACGAAAATTAATAGGTGTCCCATAAACGGCCCAAGCCCAACAAGATATTGATTCACGAATTACCCTAGTCCGCGCTACACAGTACCAAAACTCCAGACCACAGGACAGTATATATTGGAATTAACACTTCACTCAACCCTAGTGGCAGTTATCATTTTGGAGTCTCCTCTCCTAAACCCTAATTTCTCTTTATCCCGCCCTTGTCATTCAAACATTCGGCCATGGAGTTCTGGAGTAATAAATTTCTTTCTCATTTCTCCTTAATTTTTTGTCGTTGCGATGGTTGATTGGTCTTATTATTGGTTTTATAGGTGCTTTACTGGGTTTGTTTGCTATTCTTTTCTTTTGATTTCGTATCTGTTTCatttttttgattatttatcatttttatgatttttatctcTCTTATAGCTGCATTTCTCTTGTTGCGATTCTTTTGTTGTAGATATTTCCGTTTATGCGGAGTTTAGAATTTTATTGGTATCGGAAACAGTGTTGGAAGCAACTTCATGCTTCGAGTTTCACTGATTCCGAGTGAAGGACAGCGCTTGTGTTATTCTACCTTATCTGTGTTTTTATTTGGTTGTTTTAAAGTTTGCTTGTCAACACTGCTTGATGTTTTGGGTTTTGGAGATCATTTTATCATTGTACACCGTTGTTTAGGTGCTGAGGTGAAAAGTGGAGAGACTTTCAAGGTTGTGCCTGGTGATGGCTTTGTTTTGCATCTTTCTCAGGTATGATAATTGTTTGTTTTGGGAACCTCTTTTTCTTCTGTATTGTTTCTCTCTTTTGGTAAAGCACTGTTCCTTGGCAGGCTTCTCTTGGTGAGATGAAAAAGGAGAAAGGAAATGAATCAGTTTGCTTGTTTGTGAATGTCGAGGGGAAGAAACTCGTTCTTGGAACACTTTTCAGTGACAAGTTACCTCAACAACAGTTCGACTTGGTATTTGACAACAATTTCGAGCTATCACACAACTGGAAAAGTGGAAGTGTCTATTTCTTTGGTTACAAGGCCAGTAACCCTTTTGATGAGGAATATCCTTTGTATTAATTACTAGTggaagttatttatttatttttcacttGAAGGCTATGTAGTTTTACTATTTTCTTATAGAATTTTATTCCTTGACTCTTTCGGATTTCTTTGGTTGCCACTGAGTTGCCAGGGGGAGAGTCAGGTGTGTGTTTTTCCTTTCATGCTCGTTCTTTTGCAATTTTCCCTGTGTAGATCCCTTCATATATCTCTGTATCCCATGCTATTTTTAACGGAGTGAAATTTTTAACTGTATCAGATGAATCAGAATCTGAGGAAGATATCCCAAACATTCTTGCATCTAATGGTACTGATTTTTTTGGGTGCTTCTGTTTCTAATTTAAAATGTCTCTGTTATACCATCTGAGTTTCGGATGTGACTTGCAAATCTGCAGGGAAATCTGTGTCAAAAGTTAAGCCAGAGAAACCAGCAGAAACTGGTAAAGCTGTTACTACCAAAGGTAAGGATTCAAACTCGGGTAAGCAGAAGGTGCAGATTGTTGAGCCACCCAAAGGTGTCAAACCCCAAGATGATGATGAGGACGACGACGAcagtgatgatgatgagatgtcTGAGGATGATGAAGCTGGTTCTGAGGTAGTTCTTATCCGATTTTGAGTGTGCTGTCTACTGATACTTCGTATAATTGTTTACTCTTCTGATTGGAGGCTATTTTCAGTTTGAGAACTGGTGGATAAAATTATTGTTAGTTGAATGATTGCCTTACCACTGTAAATATTCACTCTTTTTTTAGTTTCCCCTTCACACGAACTGTCATTACTGTGCTTTTGTCAGAAGTTTAGGCATTTGCTAGCGAATAATTTTTCATCTGGTTTTCACCAtacaattttcattttgttaAACCTGTAAGTTGATTCTTCATTGGTAGAAATTGTAACAAGGCTAGTAAAGAAACTGATGCTGCTACTTGTTCCTAAATGTTCAGATTTTTCCATTGAACTtggttaaatttaatttttttctgctGCCTAAATTTTCAACTGTGGTAACAGCATCCAGAGTATTTGAAAATCTGGTTTTATGATCAGTCACAGTGCCGTTGCAGTGGCTAAAATATTGCTCAGTTTTCTTCGAGATTCTATGGTAAAATAGTATTTACTAGTATCTGTATAGATTTTGATGAGTAATTGTGGTGGATGTGGCTCAGTGTAGCATGAATGTTGATAATTTATAATTAGTTTGGATTTACTCAAACTGTAGTTTTATGATACATAAAAATCGAATTATGGATGTACATTCTACTGGAATATCAGAGTAATAGCGGTTAATTATTGTATAATTTCAGGACGAGGACGACGGAGATGAGTCTGATGAGAGTGATGAAGAAACACCAAAGAAGGTATAGAGCAACGTCCACTATTTGTCTGAATTATCCTTGGGTGGTGATGTGTGATGTTTGGCCACTGACAATACATAATGCATGTTTCAGGTTGAACCAAGCAAGAAACGTGCTGCAGAATCCAAAACCCCTGTTTCTGATAAAAAGGCAAAAGTGACTCCACAGAAAACTGGTGATTTTCTTATCATTCACTGCTAACCAAATTTATTTGCACCCACTGTTGTATGAAACTAATTTAGTAGATTATTTTTTACCCGTGAAATAATTTTTGAATGTCGAAATTTCAATCCCCAGTTTATAAACTGACTTGTTAAATTCTGTACTTGTTCGACAGATGACAAGAAAGGTGGTGTTCATGTAGCTACTCCTTACCCAAAGCAGGCTAGTAAGACTCCTGCTAACAAGCCAAATCAGTCGACACCTAAAGGTGCTGGAAGTAGTAGTTCACATTCCTGCAAGACCTGCAACAGGTACATTTTCTCTCAATTGTAAAACATATCATGAACAGAGCAAATGGACTGAAACGTTATTTTTCACATGCAGGACATTTGGTTCCGATAAAGCTTTGGAATCACACTCGAAAGCCAAGCACGGTGCctagaaataaattaaataacccAGGATGTATCCATTTTGAGATTTTGCCCATTATGCTTGATGTCATTTGAATCTCGAAATCAGCTTTATCATTTTGGGGTTCAATCTAGAATTATTTTTTGGTTTTGTTTGGTGGATTTTGTATTACAACCTTATCTTATTATGATTCtattaaaaatgtttgagcccgTGAGTAAAAAGATGGGAATTATGAATTTAGTTTGTTGGCACAGGTAACTTAGCTTCGACGCACACGCTTTAtgcaatatataaaatattatttgtttaaatatatttttattttcaaataattgttGTAAAAATACTTTTTTATTGTCAAATGATGGTTAAATATGTACAAATATTATTTACTAAATCTTTAGAAATTTGTTGAGAGAG from the Primulina tabacum isolate GXHZ01 chromosome 16, ASM2559414v2, whole genome shotgun sequence genome contains:
- the LOC142529586 gene encoding histone deacetylase HDT1-like, translating into MEFWSAEVKSGETFKVVPGDGFVLHLSQASLGEMKKEKGNESVCLFVNVEGKKLVLGTLFSDKLPQQQFDLVFDNNFELSHNWKSGSVYFFGYKASNPFDEDELPGGESDESESEEDIPNILASNGKSVSKVKPEKPAETGKAVTTKGKDSNSGKQKVQIVEPPKGVKPQDDDEDDDDSDDDEMSEDDEAGSEDEDDGDESDESDEETPKKVEPSKKRAAESKTPVSDKKAKVTPQKTDDKKGGVHVATPYPKQASKTPANKPNQSTPKGAGSSSSHSCKTCNRTFGSDKALESHSKAKHGA